From a single Lolium rigidum isolate FL_2022 chromosome 7, APGP_CSIRO_Lrig_0.1, whole genome shotgun sequence genomic region:
- the LOC124678789 gene encoding expansin-B5-like, whose protein sequence is MASLGTLLFAALPVILSLLVKPISCWSSGGATWYGSPYGAGSDGGACGYQGAVSQRPFKSMIAAGGPSFFKNGKGCGACYQVKCTGNSACSGRPVTVAITDSCPDGICASEDHFDMSGTAFGAMAYRGKADRLRSAGQLKISYKRVPCNYNGMKISFKVDAGSNPYYLAVMVMYQAGDGDLSAVDVMQGSGKPWTRMQQSWGATYIINSNDGKPLRAPFSFRLTSGSGKVLIATNAIPAGWSAGMSYRSSVNYRA, encoded by the exons ATGGCTAGTCTAGGCACTCTACTATTTGCGGCACTACCCGTCATCCTGTCACTTCTTGTGAAGCCCATCTCCTGCTGGTCCTCCGGCGGCGCGACGTGGTACGGGAGCCCTTACGGCGCCGGCAGCGACG GTGGCGCGTGCGGTTACCAAGGCGCCGTCAGCCAACGCCCGTTCAAGTCGATGATCGCCGCCGGCGGACCCTCCTTCTTCAAGAACGGCAAAGGCTGCGGCGCATGTTATCAG GTTAAGTGCACCGGCAACAGCGCCTGCTCCGGTCGCCCAGTGACCGTCGCCATCACGGACTCCTGCCCTGACGGCATATGCGCCTCGGAGGATCACTTCGACATGAGCGGCACCGCCTTCGGCGCCATGGCGTACCGGGGGAAGGCCGATCGCCTCCGCTCCGCCGGACAACTCAAGATCAGTTACAAGAG GGTGCCGTGCAATTACAACGGCATGAAGATTTCCTTCAAGGTGGACGCGGGCTCCAACCCGTACTACCTCGCCGTGATGGTCATGTACCAGGCCGGCGACGGGGACCTCTCCGCCGTCGACGTCATGCAGGGCAGCGGCAAGCCGTGGACGAGGATGCAGCAGTCGTGGGGAGCAACGTATATCATCAACTCTAACGACGGGAAGCCTCTGCGCGCGCCGTTCTCCTTCAGGCTCACCTCGGGCTCCGGCAAGGTGCTCATCGCCACCAACGCCATCCCCGCCGGATGG